One Synechococcus sp. JA-2-3B'a(2-13) genomic window carries:
- a CDS encoding transglutaminase family protein has translation MQIQIRHLIEYRYSRPVQLEPHTVRLRPRCDGIQTLLAFELQVDPQPVGQSALVDLEGNAAVRLWFGDPTEHLRIQTQATVLTLRQNPFDYLLCDWATHLPIDYPSTLAAQLQPYLTAQADPGIQALAWELWDHVQGETTAFLPALNQRIYSECRHILREKGDPWPAGLTWHRKTGACRDLALVFMEVCRTVGLAARFVSGYQVSPSQPSGESRGGEPPEPVRRHLHAWAEVYLPGAGWRGFDPTQGLAVADGHVALAASAYPRDAAPIYGHWLGKGVHSSMSYTIHIQAGSSAQSQAQLAADSLSTPPKVWG, from the coding sequence GTGCAAATTCAGATCCGCCATCTCATCGAATATCGCTACAGTCGTCCAGTCCAACTGGAGCCCCACACGGTGCGATTGCGACCGCGCTGCGACGGGATCCAGACTCTCCTGGCTTTTGAGTTGCAGGTGGATCCGCAGCCGGTGGGCCAATCGGCGCTGGTGGACCTGGAGGGCAACGCGGCGGTTCGGCTCTGGTTTGGGGATCCCACCGAGCATTTGCGCATTCAAACTCAGGCCACGGTGCTCACCCTGCGGCAGAATCCCTTCGACTACCTGCTCTGCGATTGGGCCACCCATCTCCCCATCGACTATCCCAGCACGCTGGCAGCCCAATTACAGCCTTATCTGACGGCTCAGGCGGATCCCGGCATCCAGGCCTTGGCCTGGGAGCTATGGGATCACGTGCAGGGGGAAACGACGGCTTTTCTGCCGGCGCTGAACCAGCGCATCTATTCAGAATGCCGCCACATCTTGCGGGAAAAGGGGGATCCCTGGCCTGCCGGCTTGACCTGGCATCGCAAAACCGGAGCCTGCCGCGATTTGGCCCTGGTGTTCATGGAGGTCTGCCGTACGGTAGGCTTGGCCGCGCGCTTTGTCAGTGGCTACCAGGTCAGCCCCTCGCAGCCTTCGGGGGAGAGCAGGGGTGGAGAACCCCCAGAGCCTGTGCGCCGTCATTTGCACGCTTGGGCGGAGGTGTACTTGCCAGGGGCCGGTTGGCGGGGCTTTGATCCCACCCAGGGGTTGGCCGTGGCCGATGGTCATGTGGCTTTGGCGGCCAGCGCTTACCCCAGAGATGCCGCTCCCATTTACGGCCATTGGCTGGGCAAGGGCGTTCACAGCAGCATGAGCTACACCATCCACATTCAGGCGGGATCTTCTGCGCAAAGCCAAGCCCAGCTTGCTGCAGACAGCCTGAGCACTCCACCAAAAGTTTGGGGCTGA
- the mazG gene encoding nucleoside triphosphate pyrophosphohydrolase yields the protein MLQTLDSLQPNWQQALARWFAAEQGSLLLKSCGGQDLAKLRSVLQQICSPVQSVTLLTEDLEVVAGPLTLQSWDPQATGHFAHLYLERSASSSHMSRLAAIVARLRAPDGCPWDRAQTPESLTPYILEEAYETVAAIRAGDPAAIAEELGDLLLQVVLQSQIFAEQNHFDLEAVAAGIADKLIRRHPHVFGDAVMADLPELHRSWEQIKQGERPDQSLGQKLLHYAQGLPPLMAALKISCKVVGAGFEWPTVEGIWAKIREEEAELRRELERDPPDPTRQEAELGDLLFALVNLGRWYGLDAAQALTQTNLRFARRFLRMEELAQEPAGSLPGDGISSLLKGRSFQELEVLWQQAKQEYP from the coding sequence ATGCTGCAAACGCTGGATAGTCTTCAGCCCAACTGGCAACAGGCTCTGGCTCGGTGGTTCGCTGCTGAGCAGGGATCCCTGCTGCTGAAAAGCTGTGGGGGCCAGGATCTGGCGAAGCTGCGCAGTGTTTTGCAACAGATCTGTTCTCCTGTCCAGTCTGTTACGTTGCTAACAGAAGACTTGGAGGTGGTGGCCGGCCCATTGACGCTGCAAAGCTGGGATCCTCAAGCGACGGGCCATTTTGCCCACCTTTATCTGGAGCGTTCCGCCTCTAGCTCACACATGAGTCGTTTGGCGGCTATTGTTGCTCGGTTGCGCGCTCCCGACGGGTGTCCTTGGGATCGGGCCCAAACTCCAGAGTCTCTTACCCCCTACATTCTTGAAGAAGCGTATGAGACGGTAGCTGCCATTCGAGCCGGGGATCCGGCAGCAATTGCCGAAGAGCTGGGGGATTTGTTGTTGCAGGTGGTGTTGCAGTCTCAGATCTTTGCCGAGCAGAACCACTTTGATCTGGAAGCTGTGGCTGCGGGAATTGCCGATAAGCTCATCCGCCGTCACCCCCATGTGTTTGGGGATGCTGTGATGGCAGATCTTCCGGAGTTGCACCGCTCTTGGGAACAGATCAAGCAAGGGGAGCGACCGGATCAAAGCCTTGGCCAAAAACTGCTACACTATGCCCAAGGTTTGCCCCCCCTGATGGCTGCCCTGAAAATTTCCTGCAAAGTGGTGGGGGCAGGGTTTGAGTGGCCAACGGTGGAGGGGATCTGGGCCAAGATCCGCGAGGAAGAAGCCGAGCTGCGTCGAGAATTGGAGAGGGATCCCCCCGATCCAACTCGGCAGGAAGCCGAACTGGGGGATCTGCTTTTTGCCCTGGTCAACTTGGGCCGTTGGTATGGTTTGGATGCTGCCCAAGCTCTAACCCAAACCAACCTGCGCTTTGCTCGCCGTTTTTTGCGCATGGAAGAGCTGGCTCAGGAACCAGCGGGATCCCTGCCCGGCGATGGCATAAGCTCCCTTCTGAAAGGACGCAGTTTCCAGGAGCTGGAAGTCCTCTGGCAACAGGCCAAGCAAGAATATCCCTAG
- a CDS encoding DUF2949 domain-containing protein: MLDPIPPPALEEYLLETGIIDRSQLSLAKKLQHRQQGPLLMILLELSFIDLEQLSRLLDLGRAYPFDHAANAG; the protein is encoded by the coding sequence ATGCTAGATCCCATTCCCCCCCCAGCCCTTGAGGAATATCTATTGGAAACGGGCATTATCGACCGTTCTCAACTGAGCCTGGCCAAGAAGCTGCAGCATCGCCAGCAAGGGCCGTTGCTGATGATCCTTTTGGAGTTGAGTTTCATCGATCTGGAGCAGCTCAGCCGCCTTTTGGATTTGGGCCGCGCCTACCCTTTTGATCATGCTGCAAACGCTGGATAG
- a CDS encoding DUF3148 domain-containing protein — protein MSEAQGLLPVGATVQVVEMPPYLKTADPMPMLRPAHLIRLHEQGVILQRRLLGTYSVQFANGIFLIDGKYLAPVGSLS, from the coding sequence ATGTCTGAAGCCCAGGGTTTACTGCCAGTGGGGGCAACGGTTCAAGTGGTGGAGATGCCTCCTTACCTAAAAACGGCTGACCCAATGCCGATGTTGCGCCCGGCCCATTTGATCCGCTTGCACGAACAAGGGGTGATCCTGCAGCGGCGGCTGTTGGGCACCTACAGTGTGCAGTTTGCCAATGGCATCTTTCTCATAGACGGAAAATATCTCGCGCCGGTGGGATCCCTGTCCTGA
- a CDS encoding DUF4079 domain-containing protein: protein MSIQLPRWLELALPFFHPVLMILAFALALYALYLGLQARRVRTASAEERKELIKGKFGQRHFLAGSLFLVLMVFGALGGMGVTYLNNGKLFVGPHLLAGLGIVALVASSAALAPLMKDGQKVWARNVHVLLNVVILAILGWQAVTGFQIVQRIVDQMLTTPQVA from the coding sequence ATGAGCATTCAACTTCCTCGCTGGCTAGAACTGGCCTTGCCTTTCTTTCATCCTGTGCTGATGATTTTGGCGTTTGCGCTGGCCCTGTATGCCCTTTACCTGGGTCTGCAAGCGCGACGGGTGCGCACTGCCTCGGCAGAAGAACGCAAGGAGCTGATCAAAGGGAAGTTTGGTCAGCGGCATTTCCTCGCCGGATCCCTGTTCTTGGTGTTGATGGTGTTCGGGGCGCTGGGCGGCATGGGGGTTACCTACCTGAACAATGGCAAGCTGTTTGTTGGGCCTCACCTGCTGGCTGGGTTGGGCATTGTGGCCTTGGTGGCCAGCTCTGCGGCTCTAGCACCGCTGATGAAAGACGGGCAAAAGGTCTGGGCGCGTAATGTGCATGTCCTATTAAACGTGGTGATCCTGGCGATCTTGGGTTGGCAGGCGGTGACCGGCTTTCAGATTGTGCAGCGCATCGTCGACCAAATGCTGACCACACCCCAGGTGGCTTAA
- the lipA gene encoding lipoyl synthase, whose amino-acid sequence MSVSPLPSWVKRSIGKASETSAVQQVIKQRGLHTICEEGRCPNRAECYSQKTATFLLMGGICTRACSFCQVASGRPAPLDPTEPEKVAEAVELLGLSYVVLTSVARDDLPDQGSGRFVEVMEAIRRRCPGTQIEVLTPDFRGDRECIARVVAAQPVCYNHNIETVRRLSQAVRRSSGYDLSLRVLRTVKELNPGLPTKSGLMLGHGETRAEVLETFRDLLAVGCDRLTLGQYLQPSLAHRPVERYWTPEEFAELGQIARQMGFRQVRSGPLVRSSYHAAEMVEN is encoded by the coding sequence ATGTCGGTTAGCCCTCTTCCCAGTTGGGTCAAGCGTTCCATCGGCAAAGCCAGCGAGACTTCAGCGGTGCAGCAGGTGATCAAGCAGCGGGGCCTGCACACCATTTGCGAAGAGGGGCGCTGCCCAAACCGAGCCGAGTGCTACAGCCAAAAAACCGCTACATTTCTGTTGATGGGAGGGATCTGTACCCGCGCCTGCTCTTTTTGCCAGGTGGCCAGTGGACGGCCCGCACCGTTGGATCCCACAGAGCCGGAGAAAGTGGCCGAGGCGGTTGAGCTGCTGGGGCTCAGCTATGTGGTACTCACCTCGGTGGCCCGCGACGATCTGCCCGACCAGGGATCCGGTCGCTTTGTGGAGGTCATGGAGGCAATTCGGCGGCGCTGCCCCGGCACCCAGATCGAGGTGCTCACCCCCGACTTTCGCGGGGATCGCGAGTGCATTGCCCGTGTGGTGGCTGCCCAGCCTGTCTGCTACAACCACAACATCGAAACGGTGCGACGCCTCTCCCAGGCAGTACGGCGCAGCTCCGGCTATGACCTGTCCTTGCGGGTTTTGCGAACGGTCAAGGAGCTGAATCCTGGATTACCCACCAAGTCTGGGCTGATGCTGGGGCATGGGGAGACCCGCGCAGAAGTGCTGGAAACTTTCCGGGATCTGCTGGCGGTGGGATGCGATCGTCTGACTCTGGGGCAATACCTGCAGCCTTCCTTGGCCCATCGCCCTGTGGAACGCTACTGGACTCCGGAGGAGTTTGCCGAGCTGGGCCAGATAGCCCGCCAGATGGGGTTTCGCCAGGTGCGCTCAGGGCCATTGGTGCGCAGCTCCTACCACGCTGCCGAAATGGTTGAGAACTAG
- a CDS encoding Era-like GTP-binding protein — MTTPLTQAETVLQRCWDHWQSLASRRDLQPEFRALSTLRKRLTARLFSIAVFGLVNRGKSAVLNALTGEERLKVGPLNGVTQQPQSLLWQPGPGIPWRVRLVDTPGLNEVEGEAREQLAWDVARSADLIVFVIATDLTQLEYQALSELRTLHKPILLVLNKCDLYSEAELQAICAQISRHLGWVSPQEILTVAACPKPLKVRTHWPDGRITLEWERPAPQIEALRGRILQILQTEAGSLLALNVLKRLDRVQAQILEKQWQHHAPFVEQWGRIFALGKGMGVGLAPLGLDLLLAPLLDGLWLLGLEIRLHLPRRVLWKGLWRPLLLNGALLLLAEGVSSWLWGGWGNGLLPGLVAGVSLYRLGSLAPQVLSRFAARAFGLEAGLRALIGRERLAMTDCTASLPSSLA, encoded by the coding sequence ATGACCACTCCCTTGACCCAAGCCGAAACCGTTTTGCAAAGGTGCTGGGATCATTGGCAATCTCTGGCCAGCCGTCGGGATTTACAACCGGAGTTCAGGGCTCTATCCACTTTGCGCAAGCGCCTCACCGCGCGGCTGTTTTCCATTGCGGTGTTTGGGCTGGTCAACCGTGGCAAGTCGGCCGTCCTGAACGCCCTAACCGGCGAGGAGCGATTGAAGGTGGGCCCCCTCAATGGGGTCACTCAGCAGCCCCAATCCCTGCTGTGGCAGCCGGGGCCGGGGATCCCTTGGCGGGTGAGGCTGGTGGATACTCCGGGTTTGAACGAAGTGGAAGGAGAAGCCCGCGAACAGTTGGCCTGGGATGTGGCCCGCTCGGCGGATTTGATCGTGTTTGTCATCGCCACCGACCTGACCCAGTTGGAATACCAAGCTCTCTCGGAGCTGCGCACCCTGCACAAACCCATCCTGCTGGTGTTGAACAAATGCGATCTCTACTCCGAAGCGGAGTTGCAGGCCATTTGTGCCCAGATCAGCCGCCACCTAGGCTGGGTATCGCCGCAAGAGATTTTGACCGTGGCCGCTTGCCCAAAACCTCTGAAAGTCCGCACCCACTGGCCGGATGGCCGCATTACTTTGGAATGGGAACGGCCTGCACCCCAAATTGAAGCCTTGCGGGGGCGAATTCTGCAGATTTTGCAAACCGAGGCGGGATCCCTCCTGGCTTTGAATGTGTTGAAGCGGCTGGACCGGGTTCAGGCCCAGATTCTGGAAAAACAGTGGCAGCACCATGCCCCCTTTGTGGAGCAATGGGGCAGGATTTTCGCCCTTGGCAAGGGGATGGGGGTGGGCTTAGCTCCGCTGGGGTTGGATTTGCTGTTGGCCCCGCTGCTGGATGGTCTTTGGCTGCTGGGCTTGGAGATCCGGCTGCACCTGCCCCGGAGGGTCTTGTGGAAGGGGCTGTGGCGACCGCTGCTGCTCAATGGGGCTTTGCTGCTGCTAGCAGAAGGAGTAAGTTCCTGGCTGTGGGGAGGCTGGGGCAACGGCCTCTTGCCGGGTCTGGTGGCGGGGGTCAGCCTGTATCGCCTGGGATCCCTGGCGCCACAGGTGCTCAGCCGGTTTGCAGCCCGAGCGTTCGGCCTGGAAGCGGGCCTTCGTGCCTTGATCGGACGGGAAAGGTTGGCTATGACAGACTGCACAGCCTCTCTGCCAAGCTCCCTGGCCTAG
- a CDS encoding acetate--CoA ligase family protein — MVLQEAAGVPRINARESDVFDIFNLKHYLGPNPYLSTAAFTFDFALTQCPQPLPIDVYLSKVCFYFPQLQEGSYPSYAHLFARLVTEVNRLQMDLHLQRWSCHPFSEYVRIAVQTLHGRTTRAAVYFAWDWLEAITQGQPFDFEGEMRRLQQLFRDSVYGGPTVYALLRAAHERGIPTYYLWDEGVMQYGYGRNQVRGVATTFHCDSHLDSDFTTRKDDCKAFLAAQGFPVPQGEVVASLAEALQQAQEIGYPVVLKPVAGHKGIGVTAGIQTPEELAFAYEVAVAALPPEEPIRLILEKHLQGTDFRLLCVGGRFVAATERRPASVTGDGRSTIGQLIEQANRDPARWDTPTSPLGPIQWDETMERFLAEQGLTVDSVLEPGRTVYLRKVSNLSAGGVSRDVTATVHPDNVVLAQTIAQQFSLVCLGIDVIAPSLERSWKEGSLGIIEINAAPGVLMHQKPAIGAGVDVPGAILDHLFPKTARIPILTFNRLTLAEAHTLVEHILSHRPNACVGSVCREGVLLNHSSRPLQGSLFRQVKTLLRHPQLDLLLAEADEETLEREGLAYEGSDLVVLRDPSDQELQTLKRDLNPGGALFLQRGSTLTLTVAGQAERFELPGTDLQMGILLRSMTLRIICRTISQMLKNWSG; from the coding sequence ATGGTTTTGCAGGAGGCGGCGGGCGTGCCCCGCATCAACGCGCGCGAGTCGGATGTTTTCGACATTTTCAACCTGAAGCATTATCTCGGCCCTAACCCCTATCTCAGTACAGCCGCTTTCACCTTCGACTTTGCCCTTACCCAGTGCCCACAGCCACTGCCCATCGATGTCTACCTGTCCAAGGTCTGCTTCTACTTTCCCCAGTTGCAGGAGGGATCTTATCCTTCCTACGCCCACTTGTTTGCCCGGCTGGTGACGGAGGTGAACCGGTTGCAGATGGATCTCCACTTGCAGCGGTGGAGCTGTCATCCGTTTTCAGAGTATGTGCGCATCGCGGTGCAGACCTTACATGGCCGTACCACTCGTGCTGCGGTCTATTTTGCTTGGGATTGGCTGGAAGCCATCACCCAAGGACAGCCCTTCGATTTTGAAGGGGAGATGCGCCGCCTGCAGCAATTGTTTCGCGACTCGGTGTACGGCGGGCCGACGGTCTATGCCCTCTTGCGGGCTGCTCACGAACGCGGGATCCCTACCTACTACCTATGGGATGAAGGGGTGATGCAGTATGGCTATGGTCGCAACCAGGTGCGAGGGGTGGCCACCACCTTTCACTGCGACAGCCATCTCGACTCTGACTTCACCACCCGCAAAGACGATTGCAAAGCCTTTCTGGCGGCGCAAGGGTTCCCCGTGCCCCAGGGAGAGGTGGTCGCCTCTTTGGCAGAAGCTTTGCAGCAAGCGCAAGAAATCGGCTATCCGGTGGTGCTCAAGCCGGTGGCCGGCCACAAGGGGATAGGGGTAACAGCAGGCATTCAAACCCCAGAAGAACTGGCCTTTGCCTACGAGGTAGCCGTGGCAGCCCTTCCCCCTGAGGAGCCCATCCGACTGATCCTGGAAAAGCATCTGCAGGGCACCGATTTTCGCCTGTTGTGTGTGGGAGGCCGCTTTGTGGCGGCCACGGAACGACGCCCCGCCTCGGTGACGGGAGATGGCCGAAGCACCATCGGGCAGCTCATCGAGCAGGCCAACCGGGATCCCGCCCGTTGGGATACCCCCACTTCTCCCCTAGGGCCGATCCAATGGGATGAGACAATGGAGCGCTTTCTGGCGGAGCAGGGCTTGACAGTGGACAGTGTGCTGGAACCGGGGCGGACGGTCTATCTGCGCAAGGTATCCAATCTCTCGGCGGGAGGAGTGAGCCGCGATGTCACGGCCACCGTCCATCCCGACAACGTGGTTTTGGCCCAAACCATTGCCCAGCAGTTCTCGCTGGTGTGCTTGGGCATCGATGTCATTGCCCCCAGCCTGGAGCGCTCCTGGAAGGAGGGATCCCTGGGGATCATCGAGATCAATGCTGCGCCAGGTGTGCTCATGCACCAAAAACCTGCCATTGGCGCGGGAGTGGATGTGCCGGGGGCAATCCTCGACCATCTGTTTCCCAAGACGGCCCGCATCCCGATTTTGACCTTCAACCGCCTTACCCTGGCGGAGGCGCACACCTTGGTGGAGCATATTTTGTCCCACCGCCCCAACGCATGTGTGGGATCCGTCTGTCGGGAGGGCGTGCTGCTGAACCACAGCTCTAGACCCCTGCAGGGCAGCCTCTTTCGCCAGGTGAAAACCCTGCTGCGCCATCCCCAACTGGATCTGCTTTTGGCGGAAGCCGACGAAGAGACCCTGGAGCGGGAGGGCTTGGCCTACGAAGGCAGCGATCTGGTGGTGCTGCGGGATCCCTCCGATCAAGAGCTGCAAACCCTGAAACGGGATCTCAACCCCGGCGGCGCCCTCTTCCTGCAGCGGGGATCCACCCTAACTTTGACGGTGGCGGGCCAGGCGGAGCGATTTGAATTGCCGGGGACAGACCTTCAGATGGGGATCCTGCTGCGCTCCATGACCCTGCGGATCATCTGCAGAACCATTAGCCAGATGCTGAAGAACTGGTCTGGCTGA
- a CDS encoding RNA-guided endonuclease InsQ/TnpB family protein has translation MSQVLTVSCKLKASPSQAAKLDATMDAFVQALNWVNQNTPEKVVNAVKLQSLCYYEIRARFGLSSNLARTTSRLRDQQVCRRVAGSRKVAKQKKRPVKEFKSGFVTYDARIFSFRQKDWTVSLTTVEGRERFELAIGNYQRGMLAGSNPKSATLVQRKDGSYYIQICVEKKPPKQQDTDKVIGVDLGRIDIAHTSEGKNWNGQQLNRVRDHYSRLRAVLQRKASKGTRSSRRRCRELLQRLSGKERRFQVWVNHRISKAIVSRAKATNSAIALEDLTGIRERVNQQPRSKTERRRTNSWAFYQLRQFLEYKARVAGVSLILVPPAYTSQTCHRCLHIHPDPAQSYRSGKSFKCGHCGWEGDADLNGANVIALLGAAVNQPGGPGLFCSLVEQSRLRATESPLRTA, from the coding sequence ATGAGCCAAGTCCTGACCGTCTCCTGTAAGCTCAAGGCGTCCCCGTCGCAAGCCGCCAAATTGGACGCGACGATGGATGCCTTTGTACAGGCATTGAACTGGGTCAACCAAAACACACCAGAAAAAGTAGTCAACGCAGTCAAACTCCAATCCCTTTGCTACTACGAGATTCGAGCCCGGTTTGGCTTGTCCAGTAACTTGGCAAGGACTACGTCCCGCTTACGCGACCAACAGGTGTGCAGACGGGTAGCGGGTTCCCGCAAAGTGGCTAAGCAGAAAAAGCGTCCCGTCAAGGAGTTTAAGAGCGGCTTTGTTACCTACGACGCTCGCATCTTTTCGTTCCGTCAAAAAGACTGGACGGTGTCGCTCACCACGGTTGAAGGGAGAGAACGCTTTGAGCTAGCCATTGGCAACTACCAGCGTGGGATGCTGGCTGGTTCCAACCCCAAATCGGCCACCCTAGTCCAGCGGAAGGACGGCTCCTACTACATCCAGATTTGCGTAGAGAAAAAACCACCCAAGCAACAAGATACCGACAAGGTGATCGGGGTGGATTTGGGAAGGATAGATATCGCTCATACCTCAGAGGGGAAGAACTGGAATGGACAGCAGTTGAACAGAGTCCGAGACCACTACTCCCGGTTGAGGGCGGTACTCCAACGCAAAGCCAGTAAGGGCACACGCAGTTCGCGGCGCAGATGCAGAGAACTGTTGCAACGGCTGTCTGGCAAGGAGAGACGCTTTCAAGTGTGGGTCAATCATCGCATCTCCAAAGCTATTGTCTCTAGGGCAAAAGCTACCAACAGCGCTATCGCTCTGGAAGACCTGACAGGGATCCGGGAAAGGGTCAATCAACAGCCACGCAGCAAAACCGAAAGGCGCAGAACCAACAGTTGGGCGTTCTACCAACTACGTCAATTTCTGGAGTACAAGGCGAGGGTTGCAGGGGTTTCTCTGATTCTTGTGCCGCCCGCCTACACGTCGCAGACCTGCCACCGGTGTTTGCACATTCATCCCGACCCTGCGCAATCCTACCGCAGTGGTAAGTCGTTCAAGTGTGGGCACTGTGGATGGGAAGGGGATGCGGACTTGAATGGTGCAAACGTAATTGCGCTCTTGGGGGCTGCCGTAAACCAGCCTGGAGGTCCGGGCTTGTTTTGTTCTCTGGTAGAGCAGAGCAGGCTCAGGGCTACTGAAAGCCCGCTCCGTACCGCTTAG
- the aroQ gene encoding type II 3-dehydroquinate dehydratase, translating to MDPIVVVNPTAIAPGGEPLSLLVLHGPNLNLLGVREVGIYGSVSLEQIDQALHRQAEMLGAKLEILQSNHEGVLIDAIHRARQQHVGILINPGAYTHTSIALRDAIAAVGLPTVEVHLSNIHRREPFRQHSYIAAVAVGQISGFGAQSYLLGLQALVQHLRLQSV from the coding sequence ATGGATCCCATCGTCGTCGTTAATCCGACTGCCATTGCCCCCGGCGGCGAGCCTCTCAGCCTCTTGGTACTGCATGGCCCCAACCTCAACCTGCTGGGGGTGCGAGAGGTGGGCATCTACGGCTCAGTATCCCTAGAGCAGATCGATCAGGCTCTGCATCGGCAGGCAGAAATGCTAGGGGCGAAGCTGGAGATTCTCCAGTCCAACCATGAGGGGGTGCTCATCGATGCCATTCACCGTGCCCGCCAGCAGCATGTCGGCATTCTGATCAACCCTGGGGCCTATACCCACACCAGCATTGCTCTCCGAGATGCCATTGCAGCCGTAGGATTGCCCACTGTGGAAGTCCACCTAAGCAACATCCATCGCCGCGAGCCCTTCCGCCAGCACTCCTACATCGCCGCCGTAGCGGTTGGGCAAATCAGTGGTTTTGGGGCGCAAAGCTACCTGTTGGGGCTACAGGCTCTGGTGCAACACCTGCGCCTGCAATCTGTGTAG
- a CDS encoding alpha/beta fold hydrolase — MTHYTWSLNDFQLQCGIQLPQITLAYATYGTLSPRKDNLILYPTSYGAQHPDLEWLIRPDGILNPQRWFILIPNMLGNGLSTSPSNDPACGLREDGFWFSHWDNVRLQESLIRQHFGIERIRLIYGWSMGAQQAYHWGSLFPERVERIVALCGTAKTTVHNRVFLESLRSALTADPAWNGRRFTGVPERGLRAFAHIYASWAVSQPFFNQKCYESLGYASLEDYLERGWEANYRRRDPQNLLSMIETWIRCDISDNPIHRGDYRAALRAIQAQTLVMPAQTDLYFTPEDCRAEAEWIPNAVYKIIPSIWGHRAGNPHQNPEDEAFIRTAVQEFLES, encoded by the coding sequence ATGACTCACTACACCTGGAGCCTGAACGATTTTCAGCTACAGTGCGGGATCCAACTGCCCCAAATCACGCTCGCCTACGCCACCTACGGGACTCTTTCCCCCCGAAAAGACAACCTGATCCTCTACCCCACCTCCTATGGGGCTCAGCATCCCGACCTGGAGTGGCTGATCCGTCCCGACGGCATCCTCAACCCGCAGCGGTGGTTTATCCTCATTCCCAATATGCTGGGCAATGGCCTTTCCACTTCCCCCAGCAACGATCCAGCCTGTGGCTTGCGGGAAGATGGCTTCTGGTTTAGCCACTGGGACAATGTGCGCCTGCAGGAGAGCCTGATTCGCCAACACTTTGGGATCGAACGCATCCGCCTGATCTACGGCTGGTCGATGGGGGCTCAGCAAGCCTATCACTGGGGATCCCTGTTTCCTGAGCGGGTGGAACGGATCGTAGCCCTCTGTGGCACCGCCAAGACCACAGTTCACAATCGGGTTTTTCTGGAGAGTTTGCGCTCAGCCCTAACTGCCGATCCCGCCTGGAACGGTCGTCGATTTACGGGTGTCCCAGAGCGGGGTCTGCGAGCTTTTGCCCACATCTACGCCAGTTGGGCTGTTTCCCAACCTTTTTTCAACCAAAAATGCTATGAATCCTTGGGGTATGCCTCTCTCGAAGATTATCTAGAGCGAGGCTGGGAGGCCAATTACCGCCGCCGGGATCCCCAGAATCTGCTATCGATGATCGAAACTTGGATCCGCTGCGATATCAGCGACAACCCCATTCACCGGGGAGATTATCGGGCTGCTTTGAGGGCAATTCAGGCCCAAACATTGGTGATGCCCGCCCAGACGGATTTGTATTTCACCCCAGAAGATTGTCGGGCTGAGGCAGAATGGATCCCGAACGCGGTTTACAAGATCATCCCCTCCATTTGGGGGCACCGGGCCGGTAATCCTCATCAAAACCCCGAGGATGAAGCTTTTATTCGCACAGCCGTGCAGGAGTTCCTGGAGAGCTGA